Within the Ascaphus truei isolate aAscTru1 unplaced genomic scaffold, aAscTru1.hap1 HAP1_SCAFFOLD_3479, whole genome shotgun sequence genome, the region cctccccttggtCCCGAtgcagcacgcccccccccccccccgggcagcgctccccccctcacctccccttggTCCCGATgccgcacgccccctcccccccgggcagcgctccccctcacctccccttagTCCCGAtgcagcacgccccccccccccgggcagcgctcccccctcacctccccttagTCCCGATGcagcacgccccctcccccccccgggcagcgctccccccactcacctccccttaGTCCCCGATGCAGCACGGCCCTCCTCCCCCGGCagcgctcccccctcacctccccttggTCCCGATGCAGCACGCCCCCCccgggcagtgctcccccctcacctccccttggTCCCGATGCAGCACGCCCCCCccgggcagtgctcccccctcacctccccttggTCCCGATGcagcacgccccctcccccccccgggcagcgctcccccctcacctccccttagTCCCGATGCAGCACGGCCCTCCCCCCCCGGGCagcgctcccccctcacctcccccttggTCCCGATGCAGCACGCCCCCCccgggcagtgctcccccctcacctccccttggTCCCGATGCAGCACGCCCCCCccgggcagtgctcccccctcacctccccttagTCCCGATGCAGCACGGCCCTCCCCCCCGGGcagcgctcccccctcccctccccttgtcCCGATGCAGCACGCCCCCCCCGGGCagcgctccccccctcacctccccttggTCCCGATGCAGCACGCCCCCCCccgggcagtgctcccccctcacctcccatgGTCCCGAtgcagcacgccccccccccccccccccgggcagcgctccctcctcacctccccttggTCCCGAtgcagcacgccccccccccccgggcagcgctccctcctcacctccccttggTCCCGATGCAGcacggccgccccccccccccgggcagcgctcccccctcacctccccttggTCCCGAtgcagcacgccccccccccccccgggcagcgctcccccctcacctcccctggtCCCGATGCAGCACGCCCCCCCGGGCAgcgctccccctcacctcccttggTCCCGATGCAGCAcggccgcctccccccccccgggcagcgctcccccctcacctccccttggTCCCGATGCAGCATGCCCCCCCGGGCagcgctcccccctcacctccccttggTCCCGATGCAGCAcggccgcctccccccccccgggcagcgctcccccctcacctccccttggTCCCGATGCAGCACGGCCGCCTCCCCCCCCCGGGCagcgctccccccctcacctcccttggTCCCGATGCAGCATGGCCGCCCCTTGATCGCACAGTCCATGTGCTTCAGGCCGGTGTGGTTGTTCTTGGACTGGAAAGTGCAAATCTGGAGAGAGAAAGACTGAGATCATTAACCCTCCGTGTGCCAGGGGCCGCCGTGTAAGTAACCCCTTCCCCTGCCAGAGCCCTCCCAGGCACTCACCGGCCACTTGGTGATGTCATCGTCCCAGACGTGGGGTCGGATGGAGGCCGGCTCCTCGCAGGTGCTGGGAGAGACAAGAGTCACATGAGGCGGAGACCACAGCGTCCGCCCACCCGGGTCACGGACAGACCACGGGGTCACGGACAGACCACGGGGTCACGGACAGACCCACGGGGTCACGGACAGACCACAGGGTCACGGACAGACCGCGGGGTCACGGACAGACCACGGGGTCACGGACAGACCACAGGTCACAGACAGACCACAGGGTTCACGGACAGACCGCGGGGTCACGGACAGACCACAGGGTCACGGACAGACCGCGGGGTCACGGACAGACCGCGGGGTCACGGACAGACCGCGGGGTCACGGACAGACCGCGGGGTCACGGACAGACCGCGGGGTCACGGACAGACCGCGGGGTCACGGACAGACCGCGGGGTCACGGACAGACCGCGGGGTCACGGACAGACCGCGGGGTCACGGACAGACCACAGGGTCACGGACAGACCGCGGGGTCACGGACAGACCACGGGGTCACGGACAGACAACGGGGCATCTGCGTTCCCCTCCAGTCaaacagcctgtccctcccaccgtggggtgacacagtgacacagcctgtcccctcccaccgtggggtgacacagtgacacagcctgtccctcccaccgtggggtgacacagtgacacagcctgtcccctcccaccatggggtgacacagtgacacagcctgtcccctcccaccgcggggtgacacagtgacacagcctgtccctcccaccgcggggtgacacagtgacaacagcctgtccctcccaccgtggggtgacacagtgacacagcctgtccctcccaccgtgggtgacacagtgacacagcctgtccctcccaccgtggggtgacacagtgacacagcctgtcccctcccaccgcggggtgacacagtgacacagcctgtccctcccaccgtggggtgacacagtgacacagcctgtccccctcccaccgcggggtgacacagtgacacagcctgtccctcccaccgtggggtgacacagtgacacagcctgtcccctcccaccGTGGGGTgacacagcctgtccctcccaccgtggggtgacacagtgacacagcctgtcccctcccaccgcggggtgacacagtgacacagcctgtCCCTCACCACcgtgggtgacacagtgacacagcctgtccccctcccaccgcggggtgacacagtgacacagcctgtccctcccaccgtggggtgacacagtgacacagcctgtcccctcccaccgcggggtgacacagtgacacagcctgtccctcccaccgtggggtgacacagtgacacagcctgtcccctcccaccgcggggtgacacagcctgtccctcccaccgtggggtgacacagtgaacagcctgtcccctcccaccgcggggtgacacagtgacacagcctgtccctcccaccgtggggtgacacagtgacacagcctgtCCCCCTCCCACCGCGGGGTGACACCAGTgacacagcctgtccctcccaccgtggggtgacacagtgacacagcctgtcccctcccaccgtggggtgacacagtgacacagcctgtccctcccaccgtggggtgacacagtgacacagcctgtcccctcccaccgcggggtgacacagtgacacagcctgtccctcccaccgtggggtgacacagtgacacagcctgtcccctcccaccGCGGGGTGACACAGCCCCTGTCCCTCCCACcgtggggtgacacagtgacacagcctgtcccctcccaccgaggggtgacacagtgacacagcctgtccctcccaccgtggggtgacacagtgacacagcctgtcccctcccaccgcggggtgacacagcctgtccccccacgtgggacacagtgacacagcccccccctgtcccctcccccaccgtggggtgacacagtgacacagcctgtcccctcccaccgtggggtgacacagtgacacagcctgtcccctcccaccgtggggtgacacagtgacacagcctgtcccctcccaccgtggggtgacacagtgacacagcctgtcccctcccaccgtggggtgacacagtgacacagcctgtcccctcccaccgcggggtgacacagtgacacagcctgtccctcccaccgtggggtgacacagtgacacagactgtcccctcccaccgtggggtgacacagtgacacagcctgtcccctcccaccgtggggtgacacagtgacacagcctgtccctcccaccgtggggtgacacagtgacacagcctgtccctcccaccgcggggtgacacggtgacacagactgtccctcccaccgtggggtgacacagtgacacagcctgtcccctcccaccgcggggtgacacagtgacacagcctgtccctcccaccgtggggtgacacagtgacacagcctgtccctcccaccgcggggtgacacggtgacacagactgTCCCTCCCACAgtggggtgacacagtgacagcctgtccctcccaccgcggggtgacacagtgacacagcctgtcccctcccacctcagggtgacacagtgacacagcctgtccctcccaccgcggggtgacacagcctgtccctcccaccgtggggtgacacagtgacacagcctgtcccctcccaccgtggggtgacacagtgacacagcctgtcccctcccaccgtggggtgacacagtgacacagcctgtcccctcccaccgtggggtgacacagtgacacagcctgtcccctcccaccgcggggtgacacagtgacacagcctgtccctcccaccgtggggtgacacagtgacacagcctgtcccctcccaccgtggggtgacacagtgacacagcctgtcccctcccaccgcggggtgacacagtgacacagcctgtccctcccaccgtggggtgacacagtgacacagcctgtccctcccaccgcggggtgacacggtgacacagactgtccctcccaccgtggggtgacacagtgacacagcctgtcccctcccaccgcggggtgacacagtgacacagcctgtccctcccaccgtggggtgacacagtgacacagcctgtccctcccaccgcggggtgacacggtgacacagactgTCCCTCCCACAgtggggtgacacagtgacagcctgtccctcccaccgcggggtgacacagtgacacagcctgtcccctcccacctcagggtgacacagtctgtccctcccaccgcggggtgacacagtgacacagactgtccctcccaccgtggggtgacacagtgacacaggctgtCCTCTCTCACcgcggggtgacacagtgacacagccggTCCCCTCCCACcgcggggtgacacagtgacacagcctgtcccctcccaccgcggggtgacacagtgacacagcctgtcccctcccaccgcggggtgacagtgacacagcctgtcccctcccaccgcggggtgacagtgacacagcctgtcccctcccaccgcggggtgacacagtctgtccctcccacagaGGGGTGACAGTGAAAGTTATGCAAATTTTGTAACAGgtcaacattgtgtgtgtgtgtatatatatccatctatatacacacacacacacacacacacacacgtgtgtcttTATATAGCACATAGTACCCacggagaagggggagaagaaaaAGAACGGGAGCcaaaaagggagcacaagaaaaTAGAGAAGATTTGTAATCCAAGTTCTGTTTCTCTATCAGAATCACAGAGAGGGGTTACCCCGAAGAGTGCGTCATCCGCACCGACAAGCGGACAAAGCAACTGTGCTTTATACAGAGGTGCTAATAAGTTCCTCAGCTTACTATCCAAAAGCTACGTCATGGGTAGCAATCTAGAACCTAGTCCAACAGGTGAGAAAATGTATCCATACGGCTCTCACGCCCAGATCTGCACGTTACCCCCATTCTGCAGGGGGCAATCACATTCTGCAGGGGGCAATCACATTCTGCAGGGGGCAATCACATTCTGCAGTTGGCAATCACATTCTGCAGGGGGCAATCACATTCTGCAGGGGGCAATCACATTCTGCAGGGGCAATCAGTGGGGCGGTTATTTCCCAAATGATCACGAAGGATTTTGAAGGCCTGATGCAGAACCAGACTAAACGCAGTGGGGACGTACCCATTCAGGAAAAGGGATCTTAAAAGAATTTATGGATAATGACAATCTGATTatcaaacggggggggggggagggggatggggggtctTGATGGGCAGGGACAATGACACGGGGGCTCCCCGTTTATTAGCTGATACTGACACATATGTAAAGCTTAAGTCAAATCCTACCAAAATATTTACAGAAGATTTAAAGTGTCCCCATCTGCCTCACCGGATTCAAAGGCAGAAATGTGTATTAcagaacacacaaacacacaaacacaactcACATGTAAGTAATTAAGAGCTGGCTCCTCACAGCAGCGAGTGAGAGCTGCACCGACCGACGATCGCAGTGTGTCTGGGTCTCACAGCCGAGGGTTCCTATTGGCCGACAGCTCGCCGCACCCAGATGTGAAGAGATGCAAAAGCTCTACAGCTGgtcaacccctgatgaagcacatctcgtgcgaaacgcgttgaggtcgtCACTAGCACACGGACGGTGGAACCCCGCGACCCCAAGTAGCTGGAAGTGGTCTGGCGCTTGGAGGCACAAGTGAGGTTAACCCCGTGTTGGCGTTGGTGCAGGCGGCTGCACGCAGGACGCTCCCAGGGGTTGACCAGCTGTGGAGCTTTTGCATCTCTTCACATCCGGATGCGGCGAGCTGTCAGCCAATAGGAACCCCCGGCTGTGAGACCCAGACAAACTGCGATCGTCGGTCGGTGCAGCTCTCACTCGCTGCTGTGAGGAGCCAGCTCTTAATTACTTACATGTGagttatgtgtgtttgtgtgtttgtgtgtttgtgtgtcctgtAATACACATTTGTGCCTTTGAATCTGGTGTGCTGTGTCTTTTCtctatatgtatttgtgtatatgtgtgtatgtgtgtatgtatgtgtgtgtgtgtgtgtgtgtgtgtatgtgtatgtgtaggtgtatgtgtgtatgtgtgtgtgtatgaatgtgggtgtgtgtgtgtatatatatatttatatatatgtgtgtgtgtgtgtatgtgtgtgtgtgtatatatatattttgatatatatatgtgtgtgtgtgtgtgtatgtgtgtgtgtgtatatatatatttatatatatgtgtgtgtgtgtgtgtatgtgtgtgtgtgtgtgtgtaaataaacaCACATTTAGAGTGCATATAGAACACTTTGTAACGCTATATACAGCCTGTCAGTACACACAGTGTAACAGCATTCATGTCGGATGACACTATTATCCCCGCAGCTAAGCTGTCCCATCACGGCTCAGGTACAAAGCAGCACGTGGACGGGATGTCAGACGGGCTCAGAACGTGGCATCAGGTGACACGCAAACAGCTTTACTAAAGCACACCAATAATCCTGGGCTTGCGTAAGCCGAGAGGTGACACCTGAGGGGAAGCGTTACCTCGGGGCCGCAGACATAGCAGCTCGGAATTGTATTTATAAAAATCTTTTCCATTTCCCACCTGCTGCTCTATTACCACACGGTGAGCGCGTAACTCCTGCAGTGCCTTGAGAATGAAAAAAATCCCATTTATGTTTTAATAGCAGAACACTTACTATCTTGCGTATACACACCACGCCCTGCACACACCACACCCTGCACACACCACACCCTGCACACAccacgccccacacacacacaccacgccccacacacaccacgccccgcacacaccacgccccacacacacacaccacgccccacacacaccacgccccacacacacacaccacggccCTGCACACACCACGCCCTGCACACACCACACCCTGCACACAccacgccccacacacacacacaccacgccccacacaccacgccccacacacacacaccacgccccacacacacacaccacgccccacacacacacacaccacgcccccccccacacccacaccacgccccccccacacacacacacaccacgcccccccccacacacacacacacaccacgccccacacacaccacgccccacacacccacacacaccacgccccacacacacaccacgccccacacacacacaccacgccccacacacacacacaccacgccccacacacacacaccacgccccacaccacacacaccacgccccacacacacaccacgccccacacacaccacgccccacacacaccacgccccacacacaccacgccctacacacacaccacgcccCACACACACCACGCCCCACACACACCACGCCCCACACACCAcgccccacacccacaccacgccccacacccacaccacgccccacacacacaccacgccccacacccccacaccacgccccacacacaccacgccccacacacacaccacgccccacacacaccacgccccacacacacaccacgccccacacacaccacgccccacacacacaccacgccccccacacaccacgccccacacacacaccacgccccacacacacaccacgccccacacccccacaccacgccccacacacacaccacgccccacacacaccacgccccacacacaccacgccccccacacacaccacgccccacacacaccacgccccccacacacacaacgccccacacccccacaccacGCCCTactacacacacaccacgccctacacacaccacgccctacacacaccacgccctacacacaccacgccctacacacaccacgccctacacacacaccacgccctgcacacaccacgccccacacacacaccacgccccacacacaccacgccccacacacaccacgccctacacacaccacgccctacacacacaccacgccctgcacacaccacgccccacacacacaccacgccccacacacacaccacgccccacacacacaccacgccccacacacacaccacgccccacacacacaccacgccacacacacacaccacgccccacacacacaccacgccccacacacacaccacgccccacacacacaccacgccccacacacacaccacgccccacacacacaccacgccccacacacacaccacgccccacacacacacacaccacgccccacacacacacaccacgccccacacacacaccacgccccacacacacaccacgccccacacacacaccacgccccccacacacaccacgccccccacacacacaccacgccctACACCCCCACACCACGCCCTACTACACACACCACGCCCTGCACACACCACGCCCTGCACACACCACGCCCTGCACACACCACGCCCTGCACACACcacgccctgcacacacacacacaccacgccctacacacaccacgccctacacacaccacgccctacacacaccacgccctacacacaccacgccctacacacaccacgccctacacacaccacgccctacacacaccaggccctacacacaccacgccctacacacaccacgccctgcacacaccacgccctgcacacaccacgccctgcacacacacacaccacgccctgcacacaccacgccctgcacacaccacgccctgcacacacacacaccacgccctacacacaccacgccctacacacacacacaccacgccctacacacaccacgccctacacacacaccacgcccTGCACACACCACGCCCTGCACACGCCACGCCCTGCACACACCACGCCCTGCACACGCCACGCCCTGCACACGCCACGCCCTGCACACGCcacgccctgcacacacaccacgccctgcacacaccacgccccacacacacaccacgccccacacacacaccacgccccacacacacaccacgccccacacacacaccacgccccacacacacaccacgccccacacacacaccacgccccacacacacaccacgccccacacacacaccacgccccacacacacaccacgccccacacacacaccacgccccacacacacaccacgccccacacacacaccacgccccacacacacaccacgccccacacacacacacaccacgccccacacacacacaccacgccccacacacacaccacgccccacacacacaccacgccccacacacacaccacgccccccacacacaccacgccccccacacacacaccacgccctACACCCCCACACCACGCCCTACTACACACACCACGCCCTGCACACACCACGCCCTGCACACACCACGCCCTGCACACACCACGCCCTGCACACACcacgccctgcacacacacacacaccacgccctACACACACCACGCCCTACACACACCACGCCCTACACACACCACGCCCTACACACACCACGCCCTACACACACCACGCCCTACACACACCAGGCCCTACACACACCAGGCCCTACACACACCACGCCCTACACACACCACGCCCTGCACACACCACGCCCTGCACACACcacgccctgcacacacacacaccacgccctgcacacaccacgccctgcacacaccacgccctgcacacacacacaccacgccctacacacaccacgccctacacacacacacaccacgccctacacacaccacgccctacacacacaccacgcccTGCACACACCACGCCCTGCACACGCCACGCCCTGCACACACCACGCCCTGCACACGCCACGCCCTGCACACGCCACGCCCTGCACACGCCACGCCCTGCACACACGCCACGCCACGCCCTGCACACACGACACGCCACGCCCTGCACACACGACACGCCACGCCCTGCAACACACACCACGCCCTgaacacaccatgccctgcacacaccacgccctgcacacaccacgccctgcacacaccacgccctgcacacaccacgccctgcacacacaccacGCCCTACACACACCACGCCCTACACACACCACGCCCTGCACACACCACGCCCTACACACACCAGGCCCTACACACACCATGCCCTACACACACcacgccctacacacacaccacgccctacacacacaccacgccctacacacacaccacgccctgcacacaccacgccctgcacacacacacaccacgccctgcacacaccacgccctgcacacaccacgccctgcacacaccacgccctgcacacaccacgccctgcacacaccacgccctgcacacaccacgccctgcacacaccacgccctgcacacaccacgccctgcacacacacacacaccacgccctacacacaccacgccctacacacacacacaccacgccctacacacaccacgccctacacacacacaccacgccc harbors:
- the LOC142483637 gene encoding inactive rhomboid protein 2-like, with the protein product MSGAVCHQDPRTCEEPASIRPHVWDDDITKWPICTFQSKNNHTGLKHMDCAIKGRPCCIGTKGSCEISTREYCNFMHGYFHEEATLCSQ